In Flavivirga abyssicola, the following are encoded in one genomic region:
- a CDS encoding YybH family protein, with product MVDQNLQQQKIKMPIRETLKKQLTKLLTLAFISVFTLGSCQEHKKMTQEKNDVLKVIEKMVTSLKNKDIKGVMSTYEKHAVIVFEPEKPESKEEIIRKKFLELMEVSPNFAFHGHEVYISGNIATHINPWSMEALAPDGSIIKQKGLSIVVLRKQKNGKWLMVLDNPYGDNLLNKKG from the coding sequence ATGGTCGATCAAAATTTACAACAACAAAAAATTAAAATGCCAATAAGGGAAACCTTAAAAAAGCAATTAACAAAATTATTAACCTTAGCTTTTATAAGTGTATTTACATTAGGAAGCTGCCAAGAACACAAAAAAATGACTCAAGAAAAAAATGATGTTTTAAAAGTAATTGAAAAAATGGTTACTTCATTAAAAAACAAAGACATAAAAGGCGTTATGTCTACCTATGAAAAGCACGCAGTTATTGTATTTGAACCTGAAAAACCAGAATCAAAGGAAGAGATTATTCGAAAAAAGTTTTTAGAGCTTATGGAAGTAAGTCCTAATTTTGCTTTTCATGGGCATGAAGTTTATATCAGTGGGAACATTGCTACACACATTAATCCTTGGTCAATGGAAGCACTGGCTCCAGATGGTTCAATAATAAAGCAGAAAGGGTTATCAATTGTTGTATTACGGAAACAAAAAAATGGTAAATGGTTGATGGTTTTAGACAATCCTTACGGAGACAATTTACTTAACAAAAAAGGTTAA
- a CDS encoding acyloxyacyl hydrolase has translation MTNKLTFLMLLSVLISKGQENNSNIFSITPEILIGITGEPNTGFPDRGLQKQAFISLGWHHTTHTQEWASYLKTSKAGISLGYTDLANKTNLGEIFTIQPFLEFNAFKSKNINLHVGTGISYVTKKYHPITNEFNKAISTDLTWSFRLFMYYNLMKYDHVNWRVGAGYTHHSNGHTRLPNQGYNSFLISLGLEINTSKNSLKNSAQPVKIPKKTISDYFSIRSGYGIHVLSQAFDDKKSVYTMSGEYGKIYNNTLKLGLGAYFRFYQAYYDYISNNESLVQNGREFSDLRSNAFTNALNIGITANSELLLNHFGIDLQVGINIFKPAYKIDWRINQGWGDVPKIITESGGNYRLGDVGESYFKIKRTISARFGLKYYVIGTAKKPVNNLYLGAFINSNLGQADFTELAIGYIKILKSRNK, from the coding sequence ATGACAAACAAACTTACTTTCCTAATGTTATTAAGTGTTTTAATTTCAAAGGGGCAAGAAAACAATTCCAATATTTTTAGCATCACTCCTGAAATTCTTATTGGCATTACAGGAGAACCAAATACAGGCTTTCCTGATAGAGGGCTTCAAAAACAAGCCTTTATAAGTTTAGGGTGGCATCACACAACACACACACAAGAATGGGCTTCCTATTTAAAAACCTCAAAAGCAGGTATAAGTTTAGGATATACAGATTTAGCCAATAAAACCAATCTAGGAGAGATTTTTACAATACAACCTTTCTTAGAATTCAATGCTTTTAAATCTAAAAACATAAATCTCCACGTAGGTACGGGAATTTCTTATGTCACTAAAAAATACCACCCGATTACAAACGAATTTAATAAAGCGATATCTACAGACTTAACTTGGTCTTTTAGATTATTTATGTATTATAATTTAATGAAATATGATCACGTTAATTGGCGGGTTGGAGCTGGATATACCCATCATTCTAACGGACATACAAGATTACCCAACCAAGGTTATAACTCTTTTCTAATTAGCCTTGGATTAGAAATAAACACCTCTAAAAATTCATTAAAAAATTCGGCACAACCTGTAAAAATACCAAAAAAGACTATTTCAGATTATTTCTCAATACGTTCTGGTTATGGGATACATGTACTTTCTCAAGCTTTTGATGATAAAAAAAGTGTATATACTATGTCGGGAGAGTATGGCAAAATATACAACAACACATTAAAACTTGGCTTAGGTGCATATTTTAGATTTTATCAAGCATATTACGATTATATTTCAAATAATGAATCTCTTGTGCAAAACGGTAGAGAATTTTCAGACTTAAGGTCTAATGCATTTACTAATGCTTTAAATATTGGCATAACAGCCAATAGTGAATTGTTATTAAATCATTTCGGAATAGATTTACAAGTTGGTATAAATATTTTTAAACCTGCATATAAAATTGACTGGCGCATTAATCAAGGTTGGGGAGATGTTCCCAAAATTATCACAGAAAGTGGTGGTAATTATAGACTTGGTGATGTCGGTGAGTCTTACTTCAAGATTAAACGCACAATATCTGCTCGATTTGGACTAAAATATTATGTTATAGGAACTGCTAAAAAACCTGTTAATAATCTTTACTTAGGAGCTTTTATAAATTCAAATTTAGGACAAGCAGATTTCACAGAATTAGCCATAGGCTATATAAAAATTTTAAAATCCAGAAATAAATAA
- a CDS encoding serine hydrolase domain-containing protein, whose translation MRFLFKLSIFLIPFLIGTKSTCQNIKNIKYASAIFKAHRIIDSLQQTQNIPGIDIALSIDGDIVWSEGFGYADIEHQVPVSSGETLFRIGSVSKPLTSTALGKLIESGKLSLDSTIQTYVPYFPNKKYPVTVRQIAGHIAGIRHYRNSEYTSAKKYSTVKSGLDIFKNDSLLFKPGRRYSYSSYGFNLLSAAVEGASGVSFLDFMKHEIFSKLNMHATYADKNEDIIRNRASFYQIDASNTIKNATYVDNSYKWAGGGFISTTHDLIKFGNAMIEKEFLSGEIIKEFTKSQKLSIGKKTGYGIGWGIIKRKKLKGFGHDGGSVGGITKFEIFPKEKLVIIALSNSSNVNYGKTIERIVDIFVKARK comes from the coding sequence ATGAGATTTCTATTTAAGCTTTCAATATTCTTAATTCCATTTTTAATTGGAACTAAAAGTACATGTCAGAATATTAAAAACATTAAATATGCTTCAGCTATATTCAAAGCACATCGTATCATTGACTCATTACAACAAACGCAGAACATTCCCGGGATAGATATAGCCCTTTCTATTGATGGCGATATTGTATGGTCTGAAGGCTTTGGGTATGCAGACATAGAGCATCAAGTACCTGTCAGCTCAGGAGAAACCCTTTTTAGGATTGGTAGCGTATCAAAACCACTAACATCCACAGCTCTTGGTAAATTAATTGAAAGCGGTAAGTTAAGTTTAGATTCAACCATTCAGACATATGTTCCGTACTTCCCAAACAAGAAATATCCCGTTACTGTAAGACAAATTGCTGGGCATATTGCAGGTATTAGACATTATAGAAATTCAGAATATACTTCGGCAAAAAAATACAGCACGGTTAAATCTGGTTTAGATATTTTTAAAAACGATTCCTTATTATTTAAACCAGGTAGACGTTATTCTTATTCTTCATATGGCTTTAACTTACTAAGTGCAGCTGTTGAAGGCGCAAGTGGCGTTTCATTTTTAGATTTTATGAAGCACGAAATCTTTTCTAAACTGAATATGCATGCTACATATGCTGATAAAAATGAAGATATTATTAGAAATAGAGCGTCATTTTATCAGATTGATGCCTCTAACACTATTAAGAATGCAACATATGTAGACAATAGCTACAAATGGGCTGGTGGCGGATTCATATCTACGACTCATGATTTAATAAAATTTGGAAACGCCATGATTGAAAAAGAATTTCTTTCAGGTGAGATCATCAAGGAGTTTACAAAATCTCAAAAATTATCCATTGGTAAAAAAACGGGCTATGGTATTGGCTGGGGTATTATTAAAAGAAAAAAACTAAAAGGTTTTGGGCATGATGGTGGTTCTGTTGGTGGTATTACAAAATTTGAAATTTTTCCAAAAGAGAAGCTTGTTATTATTGCTTTGTCTAACTCATCGAATGTTAACTATGGTAAAACCATTGAACGTATTGTAGATATTTTTGTAAAAGCTAGAAAATGA
- a CDS encoding TfoX/Sxy family protein → MAYDEYLADRIRQQLKEKRTHFTELKMMGGLCFKLDNKMLCGIHIDKKYGDSLLMARIGESVYETELKKPECLPMDFTGRPMKGYIFVTPDGFDNDDDLSYWLDLCIHFNPLAKASKPKKKKAK, encoded by the coding sequence ATGGCTTATGATGAGTATTTAGCTGATAGAATACGGCAACAATTAAAAGAAAAACGAACCCACTTTACAGAATTAAAAATGATGGGAGGTTTATGTTTCAAGTTAGACAATAAAATGCTTTGCGGCATTCATATTGATAAAAAATATGGAGATAGTTTATTAATGGCACGTATTGGAGAATCTGTTTATGAAACCGAACTTAAAAAACCAGAATGCTTGCCTATGGATTTTACCGGACGCCCTATGAAAGGCTATATTTTTGTAACACCAGATGGCTTTGATAATGATGATGATTTATCCTATTGGTTAGATTTATGTATCCATTTTAATCCATTGGCAAAAGCAAGTAAACCGAAAAAAAAGAAAGCTAAATAA
- a CDS encoding heparan-alpha-glucosaminide N-acetyltransferase domain-containing protein, with amino-acid sequence MQSNRLYFIDAVRAFAILMMLQGHFIDTLIDPVYRDTTSIAYNIWSYFRGITAPTFFTISGLVFTYLLLRAHSKNDDQPRIKKGFFRGLLLIGIGYSLRINLVSWLSGYFSSYFFVIDVLQCIGLSLIILVSLHILFKHYSYIFSIILFSLGCLCFVSEPLYRDLVIDNLPLPIANYMTKVNGSVFTILPWFGYSAFGAFISTVFFRHVHRNRFKLCTVITFFIVGYFLINYSSWLLLKLHSITSIELLKLSASYNYLFTRLGNVLVLFGLFYALERFLKQSIIARIGEKTLSIYVIHFIILFGSFTSYGLKRFLNQTLNPTEAIVGAILFVIVVCFISFHYAKTNTFVYNMNRKLINRFKN; translated from the coding sequence TTGCAATCTAATCGTTTGTATTTTATTGATGCTGTTAGAGCATTTGCGATATTAATGATGCTACAAGGGCATTTTATCGATACATTAATCGACCCTGTTTATAGAGACACTACTAGTATAGCTTATAATATATGGTCTTATTTTAGAGGCATTACAGCACCTACCTTTTTCACCATTTCTGGTTTAGTTTTTACGTATTTATTGTTACGTGCACATTCTAAAAATGATGATCAGCCAAGAATAAAAAAAGGTTTTTTTAGAGGGCTTTTACTTATAGGAATTGGTTATAGTCTTCGTATTAATTTAGTAAGTTGGCTTAGTGGCTACTTTAGTTCTTACTTTTTTGTAATTGACGTATTACAGTGCATCGGTTTATCGCTTATTATTTTAGTTTCTTTACACATCTTATTCAAACATTATAGCTACATTTTTTCAATTATTCTTTTTTCATTAGGTTGTCTTTGTTTTGTTTCCGAACCGTTATACAGAGATTTGGTCATAGATAATTTACCACTTCCTATTGCTAATTATATGACAAAGGTTAATGGTTCCGTTTTTACCATTTTACCTTGGTTTGGTTATTCTGCTTTTGGTGCTTTTATATCTACCGTATTTTTTAGACATGTGCATAGAAACCGTTTTAAACTATGCACAGTTATTACGTTCTTTATAGTCGGTTATTTTCTTATTAATTATTCGTCTTGGTTACTTTTAAAACTACATAGCATAACCAGTATTGAATTATTAAAATTAAGTGCCAGTTATAATTATCTGTTTACGCGTTTAGGAAATGTGTTAGTGCTATTTGGTTTGTTTTATGCCCTAGAGCGTTTTTTAAAACAGTCTATTATTGCTCGAATAGGAGAAAAAACACTATCTATTTATGTGATACATTTTATAATTTTATTTGGAAGCTTTACAAGTTACGGACTAAAGCGTTTTTTAAATCAGACTTTAAATCCAACCGAAGCTATTGTTGGAGCCATTCTGTTTGTAATTGTAGTCTGCTTTATATCATTTCATTATGCAAAAACAAATACGTTTGTATATAATATGAATCGAAAATTAATTAATCGTTTTAAAAATTAA
- a CDS encoding carbonic anhydrase: MNAKITLFLSILLLTIGSCNYSKKNTHTKNQENKHHWSYSGETSPEHWIEIEKNSDCGGKYQSPINIIHKNVDSIRIQKDLKIQYTPTTLISEVENNGHSIQFDFEAGDSINYKNETYYLKQIHFHEPSEHKINGVIYPIEMHLVHISKTGKITVLGLLGEEGDDSQLFEFFESFLPIEEGAIKDIHQEIDLSSLLLENKHYYSYDGSLTTPPCTESVNWIVFKEPIILSVEEVLKLKNNMPINNYRNEQPLNERIVTYHF; the protein is encoded by the coding sequence ATGAATGCGAAAATCACTTTATTTTTAAGTATTCTTTTACTAACAATCGGTTCTTGTAACTACTCTAAAAAGAATACACACACAAAAAATCAAGAAAATAAACATCACTGGAGTTATTCAGGAGAAACATCGCCAGAACACTGGATAGAAATTGAAAAGAATTCTGATTGTGGTGGTAAGTATCAATCCCCAATTAATATTATCCATAAAAATGTGGACTCAATAAGAATTCAGAAGGATTTAAAAATACAATACACACCCACTACACTTATTAGTGAAGTTGAAAATAACGGCCATTCTATACAATTTGATTTTGAAGCTGGTGATTCTATAAACTACAAGAATGAAACATATTATTTAAAGCAAATACATTTTCATGAACCTTCGGAACATAAAATAAATGGTGTTATTTACCCTATTGAAATGCATTTGGTTCATATTAGCAAAACTGGAAAAATAACAGTTTTAGGGCTTTTAGGAGAAGAGGGTGACGACAGCCAATTATTCGAATTCTTTGAAAGCTTTTTACCTATCGAAGAAGGAGCAATAAAGGATATTCATCAAGAAATTGATTTATCGAGTTTACTTTTAGAAAATAAGCATTATTACTCTTATGATGGTTCTTTAACGACCCCACCTTGTACAGAAAGTGTGAATTGGATTGTATTTAAAGAGCCTATTATTTTATCTGTAGAGGAAGTCTTGAAGCTTAAAAACAATATGCCGATTAATAATTATCGTAACGAGCAACCCCTAAACGAACGGATTGTGACTTATCATTTCTAG
- a CDS encoding alanine/glycine:cation symporter family protein, protein MNLLEQIVKSFSDYAWGLPLVILLIGGGLYLLILSRFLPFRFIGHAIEILRGKYDDPNDPGQISHFKALTTALSSTIGMGNIAGVAVAISFGGPGAMFWMWVSAIVGMSTKFFTSTLAIMYRGKDSRGDLQGGPMYFIMEGLGKHWKPLAVMFSFFGMIGALPVVNVNQLTQAINDIILIPNGVVVGLKSNLIIAFILVSLTSVIILGGLQRISNAASKMVPSMVLLYFILVLYILISNYEVVPKYLMMIFTDAFAANHFTGDPFLGGVLGALVLLGIRRGAFSNEAGIGTAPMAHGAAKTDEPVREGLVAMLGPAIDTLVVCTLTALAILVTGVWETTSDNGVSLTASAFSSAMPGYGKYLLMLCVLIFSVSSLFSYAYYGTKCMSFLIGAEKKHYYNYIYIVSIILAATTPFSMMLNLIDGTFALMAIPTMIATVIMAPRVVKEIKAYFRRVNKYIKYDK, encoded by the coding sequence ATGAATCTATTAGAACAAATCGTTAAGTCTTTTTCGGATTATGCATGGGGATTGCCTTTGGTAATACTACTTATTGGAGGTGGGTTATACCTTTTAATTTTGTCAAGATTTTTACCATTTAGGTTTATAGGGCATGCCATTGAGATATTAAGAGGAAAATACGATGATCCTAATGACCCAGGGCAAATTAGCCATTTTAAAGCATTGACCACAGCACTTTCTTCAACCATTGGTATGGGGAATATTGCAGGTGTGGCAGTTGCAATTTCTTTTGGTGGCCCTGGTGCCATGTTTTGGATGTGGGTAAGTGCTATTGTAGGGATGTCGACTAAATTTTTCACATCCACATTAGCCATTATGTATCGTGGTAAGGATAGTAGAGGTGACTTACAAGGAGGTCCCATGTATTTTATTATGGAAGGGTTGGGAAAACACTGGAAACCTTTAGCAGTTATGTTTAGTTTCTTTGGGATGATTGGCGCCTTACCTGTCGTTAACGTGAATCAATTAACACAAGCTATAAACGATATTATATTAATACCAAACGGTGTTGTCGTTGGTTTAAAATCTAATCTAATTATTGCATTTATTTTAGTTTCTCTAACCTCGGTTATTATCCTAGGAGGGTTGCAACGCATTAGTAATGCAGCTTCTAAGATGGTCCCTTCTATGGTATTGTTGTATTTCATATTGGTCTTGTACATTTTGATATCAAATTATGAGGTGGTGCCTAAGTATTTAATGATGATTTTTACGGATGCTTTTGCTGCCAATCATTTTACAGGAGATCCTTTTTTAGGGGGTGTCCTAGGCGCACTAGTTTTATTAGGAATTCGCCGTGGTGCATTTTCAAATGAAGCTGGTATAGGTACTGCTCCCATGGCACATGGTGCAGCAAAAACAGATGAGCCTGTGCGTGAAGGTTTGGTAGCTATGTTAGGGCCAGCTATAGATACGCTGGTTGTTTGTACACTTACCGCTTTAGCAATTCTGGTAACAGGTGTTTGGGAAACAACGTCTGATAATGGCGTTAGTTTAACAGCTTCTGCATTTTCCTCTGCCATGCCCGGTTATGGAAAATATTTATTAATGCTTTGCGTGTTAATCTTTAGTGTATCCTCATTATTTTCATATGCTTATTATGGCACAAAATGTATGTCGTTCTTAATAGGTGCAGAGAAAAAACATTACTATAATTATATTTATATTGTAAGTATCATATTAGCTGCTACAACGCCTTTTAGTATGATGCTTAATTTAATTGATGGCACTTTTGCTCTTATGGCAATTCCAACTATGATAGCGACCGTAATAATGGCTCCAAGAGTAGTAAAAGAAATTAAAGCTTATTTTAGAAGAGTTAATAAATATATAAAATATGACAAATAA
- a CDS encoding DUF4212 domain-containing protein, with protein MTNKDNAKAYWKENIKYVLILLLVWFLVSYGAGIMFKDALNTIKLGGFKLGFWFAQQGSMYVFVILIFVYVRLMNKLDKKYGYDE; from the coding sequence ATGACAAATAAAGATAATGCAAAAGCCTATTGGAAAGAAAACATAAAATACGTGCTTATATTATTGTTGGTATGGTTCTTAGTATCGTATGGTGCAGGAATTATGTTTAAAGATGCGCTTAATACTATAAAATTGGGAGGTTTTAAATTAGGCTTTTGGTTTGCACAACAAGGCTCTATGTATGTGTTTGTTATACTCATATTTGTATATGTTCGTCTTATGAATAAACTTGATAAAAAGTATGGTTATGACGAATAG
- a CDS encoding sodium:solute symporter family protein, protein MTNSILLVESLGVQNWTYILVGITFTLYIGIAIWSRASSTKEFYVAGGGVSPLANGMATAADWMSAASFISMAGIISFAGYDGAVYLMGWTGGYVLLALLLAPYLRKFGKFTVSDFIGDRYYSKTARLVAVFCALLVSFTYVAGQMRGVGIVFSRFLEVDIDTGVIIGMLIVLFYAVLGGMKGITYTQVAQYCVLIFAFMVPAIFISIQMTGNPIPQLGFGSELADGSGTYLLDKLDGLSTELGFAEYTEGSKSLIDVFAITLALMVGTAGLPHVIVRFFTVKRVKDARKSAGIALLLIVVLYTTAPAVAVFARTNMIETVSNQPYATVPEWFKKWETTELIAFTDKNNDGIIQYVADDAKNELVVDRDIMVLANPEIANLPEWVIALVAAGGLAAALSTAAGLLLVISASVSHDLIKKILKPSISEKGELMAARLSAVGAVCVAGYFGINPPGFVAAVVALAFGLAAASFFPAIILGIFYKRMNKEGAIAGMVVGITSMLLYMIKYKLGWFDEVLPDKSEWWFGISPEGFGTIAMILNFIVSIVIMKFTPKPPKDVQEIVENIRIPSGAGQATH, encoded by the coding sequence ATGACGAATAGTATCCTGTTGGTTGAATCGTTAGGAGTTCAAAATTGGACCTATATTTTAGTCGGAATTACGTTTACATTATATATAGGCATTGCCATTTGGTCTAGAGCAAGTTCTACAAAAGAGTTTTATGTTGCCGGTGGAGGTGTATCCCCGTTAGCTAATGGTATGGCAACTGCTGCTGATTGGATGAGTGCTGCATCTTTTATATCTATGGCTGGTATTATATCCTTTGCAGGTTATGATGGTGCTGTTTATTTAATGGGTTGGACAGGTGGCTACGTTTTGTTAGCATTATTATTGGCACCATACTTACGGAAATTTGGAAAGTTTACGGTATCAGATTTTATAGGGGATCGGTATTATTCAAAAACAGCACGACTTGTGGCCGTGTTTTGTGCTTTATTGGTATCCTTTACTTATGTTGCAGGACAAATGAGAGGCGTTGGTATTGTATTTTCTCGTTTTTTAGAAGTTGATATTGATACGGGCGTTATCATAGGCATGCTTATCGTTTTATTTTATGCTGTTTTAGGCGGCATGAAAGGCATCACATATACGCAAGTAGCACAATATTGTGTTTTGATTTTTGCCTTTATGGTTCCTGCTATTTTTATATCTATTCAAATGACAGGAAATCCTATTCCACAATTGGGGTTTGGTAGTGAATTAGCAGATGGATCCGGAACCTATTTGCTGGATAAATTAGATGGTTTAAGTACCGAGCTTGGTTTTGCAGAATATACTGAAGGTTCTAAATCTTTGATTGATGTTTTTGCTATAACCTTGGCTTTGATGGTAGGAACAGCAGGTTTGCCTCATGTCATAGTTCGTTTTTTTACGGTAAAACGAGTTAAAGACGCACGTAAATCTGCGGGGATTGCTTTATTGTTAATTGTTGTTTTGTATACAACAGCACCAGCAGTAGCTGTTTTTGCAAGAACTAATATGATTGAAACCGTATCGAATCAACCCTATGCTACTGTTCCAGAATGGTTTAAAAAATGGGAAACTACAGAATTGATTGCTTTTACAGATAAAAACAACGATGGCATTATTCAATATGTAGCAGACGATGCTAAAAATGAGTTAGTCGTTGATAGGGATATTATGGTACTGGCTAATCCAGAAATTGCGAACTTGCCAGAATGGGTAATAGCTTTAGTGGCAGCAGGAGGGTTAGCAGCTGCTTTATCTACTGCAGCAGGGTTGCTGTTAGTTATTTCTGCGTCTGTATCTCACGATTTAATTAAAAAGATTTTAAAGCCTTCAATTTCGGAAAAAGGAGAATTAATGGCAGCTCGTTTATCGGCAGTTGGGGCTGTTTGTGTTGCAGGATATTTTGGGATTAATCCACCAGGCTTTGTAGCGGCGGTTGTTGCTTTAGCATTTGGATTAGCAGCAGCATCTTTTTTTCCAGCTATTATTCTAGGTATTTTTTACAAAAGAATGAATAAAGAAGGCGCTATTGCAGGTATGGTGGTTGGTATTACTAGCATGCTGTTGTATATGATTAAATATAAATTAGGGTGGTTTGATGAGGTACTTCCAGATAAAAGTGAGTGGTGGTTTGGTATTTCACCAGAAGGTTTTGGAACCATAGCAATGATTTTAAACTTTATAGTATCTATAGTTATTATGAAGTTTACGCCCAAACCGCCAAAAGATGTTCAGGAAATCGTTGAAAATATTAGAATTCCGAGTGGGGCAGGGCAAGCGACCCATTAA
- the acs gene encoding acetate--CoA ligase: protein MSNYHIKHLEEYYQVYRKSIREPENFWEEVAEEHFMWQRKWDRVLNWDFSKPEVTWFEGAQLNITENCIDRHLSTRGDKTAILFEPNDPKDEAEHITYNQLHQRVNQFANVLKDQGIKKGDRVCIYLPMIPELAISVLACARIGAIHSVVFAGFSATALSTRINDSDCKMVITSDGSYRGPKTIDLKGIVDEALNDCSCVETVLVAKRIHSDIQMISGRDKWLQPLLDAASTNCKAEVMNAEDPLFILYTSGSTGQPKGMVHTTAGYMVYTAYSFKNAFQYKEDDVYWCTADIGWITGHSYIVYGPLANGATTIMFEGVPSYPDFGRFWEIVEKHKVNQFYTAPTAIRALAKQGLELVEKYDLSSLKVLGSVGEPINEEAWHWYNDNIGKKKSPIVDTWWQTETGGIMITPIPFVTPTKPTYATLPFIGIQPALMDENGDELKGNQVDGRLCIKFPWPSMARTIWGNHQRYKDTYFSAYENKYFTGDGALRDEVGYYRITGRVDDVIIVSGHNLGTAPIEDAINEHPAVAESAIVGFPHDVKGNALYGYVILKDVGETRDQDNLRKEINQIITEHIGPIAKLDKIQFTQGLPKTRSGKIMRRILRKIAHKDTSNLGDTSTLLNPEVVQDIIDNAF from the coding sequence ATGAGTAATTATCACATTAAGCATTTAGAAGAGTATTATCAAGTTTACAGAAAATCAATAAGAGAACCAGAAAATTTTTGGGAAGAAGTTGCCGAAGAGCATTTTATGTGGCAACGGAAATGGGACCGTGTTTTAAATTGGGATTTTTCTAAACCAGAAGTAACATGGTTTGAAGGTGCTCAATTAAATATTACAGAAAACTGTATTGATAGACATTTATCCACTCGTGGAGATAAAACAGCTATTTTATTTGAACCTAATGATCCGAAAGATGAAGCTGAACATATTACTTACAATCAATTACACCAGCGTGTCAATCAATTTGCCAATGTCTTAAAAGACCAAGGTATTAAAAAGGGAGATCGGGTATGCATTTATTTACCGATGATTCCAGAATTGGCTATTTCTGTTTTGGCATGTGCTAGAATAGGTGCTATTCACTCGGTAGTATTTGCCGGTTTTTCAGCAACGGCATTATCAACTAGAATTAATGATAGCGATTGTAAAATGGTTATTACCAGTGACGGATCTTATAGAGGTCCCAAAACAATTGACTTAAAAGGGATTGTTGATGAAGCTTTAAATGATTGTTCTTGTGTTGAAACGGTGCTGGTAGCGAAACGTATTCACTCAGACATACAAATGATATCTGGTCGCGACAAATGGTTACAACCACTTTTAGATGCTGCTTCAACCAATTGTAAGGCTGAGGTTATGAATGCCGAAGATCCTTTATTCATATTATACACATCAGGTTCAACAGGACAACCAAAAGGTATGGTGCATACTACTGCTGGGTATATGGTTTATACGGCATATTCATTTAAAAATGCATTTCAATATAAAGAAGATGATGTGTATTGGTGTACAGCGGATATAGGTTGGATTACAGGACATAGTTATATTGTTTATGGTCCATTGGCTAATGGAGCAACTACAATTATGTTTGAAGGGGTGCCAAGTTATCCGGACTTTGGACGTTTTTGGGAAATTGTAGAAAAACATAAAGTCAATCAGTTTTACACAGCACCAACAGCTATTCGAGCACTGGCCAAGCAAGGCTTAGAATTGGTTGAAAAATACGATCTATCGTCGCTTAAAGTGTTAGGATCTGTGGGAGAGCCCATAAACGAAGAAGCATGGCATTGGTATAATGATAATATAGGTAAAAAGAAAAGCCCTATAGTGGACACTTGGTGGCAAACCGAAACGGGAGGTATAATGATTACCCCAATTCCTTTTGTAACACCAACAAAACCTACCTATGCTACTTTACCATTTATTGGTATTCAGCCAGCTTTAATGGATGAAAATGGGGATGAATTAAAAGGGAATCAGGTAGATGGTCGCTTATGCATAAAATTCCCGTGGCCTAGTATGGCTCGTACTATTTGGGGAAATCATCAACGCTATAAAGATACCTACTTTTCAGCCTATGAAAATAAATATTTTACTGGTGATGGTGCCTTACGTGATGAGGTAGGATATTATAGAATTACAGGTCGTGTTGACGACGTTATTATTGTTTCTGGTCATAATTTAGGAACAGCACCGATAGAAGATGCCATTAACGAACACCCAGCTGTTGCAGAATCTGCAATTGTAGGTTTCCCACATGATGTAAAAGGAAATGCATTATATGGTTACGTAATTTTAAAGGATGTTGGTGAAACGAGAGATCAGGATAATTTACGCAAAGAAATTAATCAGATTATTACCGAACATATTGGGCCTATTGCTAAATTGGATAAAATTCAATTTACCCAAGGATTACCAAAAACACGCTCTGGTAAAATTATGAGACGTATTTTAAGAAAAATTGCTCATAAAGACACTAGTAATTTAGGGGACACAAGTACGCTTTTAAACCCAGAAGTGGTTCAGGATATTATAGATAATGCTTTTTAA